One genomic window of Desulfuromonas sp. AOP6 includes the following:
- the tsaD gene encoding tRNA (adenosine(37)-N6)-threonylcarbamoyltransferase complex transferase subunit TsaD → MLVLAIESSCDETSAAVVRHGREVLSNVIASQVDIHARYGGVVPELASRKHVEAISVVIDEALEKAQVALEDIEGIAVTRGPGLVGALLVGLSVAKALAFGRGIPMVGVHHIEGHILSPLLEQDVDFPFLALAVSGGHTHLYRVDGIGSYTILGRTLDDAAGEAFDKVAKLLGLGYPGGQIVDRLAAEGNPEAIVFPRPLLHQKNLDFSFSGIKTAVLNYVRNLKEEVDEVTLRNIAAGFQAAVVEVLTRKTLRAATENGLSRIVVAGGVACNRGLRESFKKEGVEKGFDVFFPSPGLCGDNAAMLAVAGDAYLESGCRGSLDLNAVASWPLDQAGQLSGD, encoded by the coding sequence ATGCTTGTATTAGCCATTGAATCTTCCTGTGATGAAACTTCCGCCGCCGTGGTGCGACATGGCCGGGAAGTCTTGTCCAATGTCATTGCCTCTCAGGTCGATATCCACGCCCGCTATGGCGGGGTCGTCCCTGAGTTGGCCTCGCGCAAGCACGTGGAGGCTATCTCCGTTGTTATCGACGAGGCTTTGGAAAAAGCCCAGGTTGCCTTGGAGGATATTGAGGGGATAGCTGTTACCCGTGGTCCCGGACTTGTTGGCGCCCTTCTTGTCGGTCTTTCCGTGGCCAAAGCCTTGGCTTTTGGACGCGGTATTCCCATGGTTGGAGTTCACCACATCGAGGGCCACATTCTTTCACCCCTGTTAGAGCAGGATGTCGATTTTCCTTTTCTCGCGCTGGCAGTCTCCGGGGGGCATACCCATCTCTACAGGGTTGACGGCATCGGGAGCTACACCATTCTGGGCAGAACTCTCGATGACGCCGCCGGAGAGGCTTTCGACAAAGTCGCCAAACTGCTGGGCCTGGGGTACCCCGGTGGTCAGATCGTCGACCGTCTGGCTGCCGAAGGTAATCCCGAGGCCATCGTTTTTCCTCGACCTCTCCTGCACCAGAAAAATCTCGATTTCAGTTTCAGCGGCATCAAGACTGCTGTGCTGAATTACGTGCGCAATCTGAAAGAGGAGGTGGATGAAGTGACCTTGCGGAATATAGCCGCCGGTTTTCAGGCCGCCGTCGTCGAAGTTCTCACCCGCAAGACGCTGCGGGCCGCCACAGAGAACGGGCTTTCACGCATTGTCGTGGCAGGGGGAGTCGCCTGCAACCGCGGGCTTCGTGAATCTTTTAAAAAAGAGGGGGTGGAAAAAGGGTTCGACGTCTTTTTCCCTTCGCCCGGGCTCTGTGGTGACAATGCCGCCATGTTGGCTGTCGCCGGCGACGCCTACCTGGAATCAGGTTGCAGGGGGTCGCTTGATCTCAATGCCGTCGCCAGTTGGCCCCTTGACCAGGCCGGCCAGCTCTCTGGAGACTGA
- a CDS encoding DUF2062 domain-containing protein — MNLLLLVRLRKSPDEIAKGLALGVLVGMTPTFGFQMVIAVFLAFLLRENRIAALVGVWVTNPLTAPIIYALEYESGRLLLGLDRASLPTEFSFTAFKDLGFDVLLPLSVGGLIYGFLCAALAYALTLRLIPIVKTMRIRRWPRPRRPF, encoded by the coding sequence TTGAATTTGCTTCTACTTGTTCGCCTGCGCAAGTCGCCGGACGAGATCGCCAAAGGTCTGGCCCTTGGTGTTCTGGTGGGTATGACGCCGACTTTCGGGTTTCAGATGGTTATTGCCGTCTTTCTGGCTTTCCTGCTGCGTGAAAATCGTATTGCCGCCCTAGTTGGCGTCTGGGTTACCAATCCCTTGACGGCGCCGATAATTTACGCCCTTGAATACGAATCTGGTCGCCTTCTGTTGGGCCTGGATCGAGCCAGTCTCCCGACTGAATTCAGTTTTACCGCCTTTAAAGATCTCGGTTTTGATGTCCTGTTGCCGTTGTCTGTCGGCGGTCTCATATACGGATTTCTTTGTGCGGCCTTGGCTTATGCCTTGACCTTGCGCCTTATCCCCATCGTCAAAACGATGCGGATAAGGCGTTGGCCCAGACCGCGTCGCCCTTTCTGA
- the rsmA gene encoding 16S rRNA (adenine(1518)-N(6)/adenine(1519)-N(6))-dimethyltransferase RsmA, translating to MEQPYHRPQKRFGQNFLHDDHVIDRILAAADLSSADRVLEIGPGLGVLTDRMLPKAGHVVVMEVDRNLVERLKKRIDSNLTVFEGDALHLDWKSILCEPPYKLVANLPYNISSQILFKLLDHRDLFSRLVLMFQKEVGDRLAAAPGTRDYGILSVLCQVWFDVRKVVNVPPGAFKPPPKVHSIVLEFHARREPRVAIDDPDFFRKVVKASFAQRRKTLRNTLTGSGFSADNVDVALSRCGIDPGRRGETLSLAEFSQLARELKASFNS from the coding sequence ATGGAACAACCCTATCATCGCCCTCAAAAACGTTTCGGGCAGAACTTTCTGCACGATGACCATGTAATCGATCGGATTCTCGCCGCCGCCGATCTGTCTTCTGCTGACCGCGTGCTGGAAATCGGGCCTGGCTTGGGTGTGCTCACCGACAGGATGTTGCCCAAAGCAGGGCATGTGGTGGTCATGGAGGTCGATCGCAACCTTGTAGAACGGCTCAAAAAAAGAATTGATTCGAACTTGACTGTCTTCGAGGGAGACGCTCTGCATTTGGACTGGAAAAGTATCCTCTGTGAGCCTCCCTACAAGCTGGTGGCCAATCTTCCCTACAATATATCCAGCCAGATACTCTTCAAACTTCTCGATCATCGCGACCTATTTTCCCGGTTGGTATTGATGTTTCAGAAAGAGGTCGGTGATCGTCTGGCCGCTGCCCCAGGCACCCGGGACTATGGCATTCTTTCCGTTCTCTGCCAGGTCTGGTTCGATGTCCGCAAAGTGGTGAATGTGCCGCCAGGCGCCTTCAAACCGCCCCCCAAAGTGCATTCTATCGTCCTTGAATTTCACGCGCGGCGCGAGCCGAGGGTCGCTATTGACGATCCAGATTTTTTCCGCAAGGTCGTCAAGGCGTCCTTTGCCCAACGTCGCAAAACCCTGCGCAATACGCTCACGGGTTCCGGTTTCTCCGCCGACAATGTTGATGTGGCGCTGAGTCGTTGCGGCATTGACCCCGGGCGTCGTGGAGAAACCTTGTCCCTGGCTGAGTTCAGCCAGTTGGCCAGGGAACTCAAAGCATCTTTCAACTCTTAA
- a CDS encoding peptidylprolyl isomerase — protein MSDCFCKVNGRPISAFEYQNAIQGYAMDRYRKTMDQLSADELHAMEELAEEKLLARELIFQEALSQGAVADEKAVSEEMAKIIKNFPTEDEFYGTLQKAGVEPAVYRRMIQQDLTVNRMIAQKLTNLPEPDADKVKEIYQRFPEKMQSPEKVRASHILIKVKGDDREGALAQARELLTKATEEDFATLAREHSACPSAGRGGDLGYFSRGDMVKPFEDAAFSLEKGIVQDVVETQFGFHLIQVLSRQQAQTLTLEEATPKIHQFLQEESGADVLQGWVGELKARATIEFLRQ, from the coding sequence GTGTCAGATTGTTTTTGCAAAGTTAATGGACGGCCCATCAGCGCCTTTGAATATCAGAACGCTATTCAGGGTTACGCCATGGACCGTTATCGTAAAACCATGGACCAGCTCTCTGCCGATGAACTGCACGCCATGGAAGAACTCGCTGAGGAAAAACTGCTCGCCCGTGAATTAATCTTCCAGGAAGCCCTTTCCCAGGGAGCGGTTGCCGACGAAAAAGCTGTCTCCGAGGAGATGGCCAAGATTATCAAGAATTTCCCGACGGAAGACGAATTCTATGGCACTTTGCAGAAGGCGGGTGTCGAACCGGCGGTCTATCGGCGCATGATTCAGCAGGACCTGACGGTCAATCGCATGATCGCCCAAAAACTGACCAACCTGCCGGAACCTGACGCAGATAAGGTCAAGGAAATCTATCAGCGGTTTCCTGAAAAAATGCAGTCACCAGAAAAGGTTCGGGCAAGTCATATTCTCATCAAAGTCAAGGGTGACGACAGGGAAGGGGCGCTTGCGCAGGCGCGCGAACTGCTGACTAAAGCCACGGAAGAAGATTTCGCCACACTGGCTCGGGAACATTCGGCCTGTCCCAGTGCGGGGCGGGGTGGCGATCTCGGCTACTTTTCCCGGGGAGATATGGTCAAGCCATTTGAAGACGCGGCGTTTTCTCTGGAGAAGGGCATTGTTCAGGATGTCGTGGAAACTCAGTTCGGCTTCCATCTCATCCAGGTGCTATCCCGCCAGCAAGCGCAGACCTTGACATTGGAGGAGGCGACGCCAAAAATCCACCAATTTCTGCAGGAAGAGTCCGGTGCCGATGTCCTGCAGGGGTGGGTCGGCGAGCTTAAAGCCAGAGCGACCATTGAATTTCTCCGTCAATAG